The following coding sequences lie in one Rutidosis leptorrhynchoides isolate AG116_Rl617_1_P2 chromosome 6, CSIRO_AGI_Rlap_v1, whole genome shotgun sequence genomic window:
- the LOC139853894 gene encoding uncharacterized protein, with product MKIISLNVRGLGKLEKEKINWIKKLIRFHNPDIFAIQESKRKSVTDFMIELLWGNKNFEYIFKPSVGLSGGSILIWNPTRFCVTGAVEREFFLGIRGRWVGKMADSIILNVYGPHNDQLKQKFWDSLDTIMQVDIDDWVFCGDFNEVRRRAERKNCEFIESRAKMFNDFIDKANLIEIPLGGMKFTRISDDGLKYSKLDRFLVSEACYASWDGISACTLDRDYSDHCPIVLKDMNNDFGPKPIRIFNNWFEDDKCDDLIKDAWKVTICNPRADCVFRDKLKNVKGVLKEKCNPKYNSLNAEIDSLHKEISEWENIIGTRDLSEVEIASWLDSKKSGLKRIRRMSIY from the coding sequence ATGAAGATAATATCGTTAAACGTACGTGGGCTCGGGaaacttgaaaaagaaaaaatTAATTGGATTAAAAAATTAATTCGTTTTCATAATCCGGACATTTTTGCAATTCAAGAATCCAAAAGAAAAAGTGTTACTGATTTTATGATTGAGTTGTTATGGGGTAACAAAAATTTtgaatatatctttaaaccatcggTGGGGTTATCGGGCGGGTCAATTTTAATTTGGAACCCTACTAGATTTTGTGTGACCGGGGCGGTTGAAAGAGAATTTTTCTTGGGTATACGAGGTCGATGGGTGGGCAAAATGGCGGACTCCATTATATTAAACGTTTATGGGCCACATAATGATCAATTGAAACAAAAATTTTGGGATAGTCTTGACACTATTATGCAGGTGGATATTGATGATTGGGTTTTCTGTGGCGATTTTAATGAAGTAAGGCGCAGAGCGGAAAGGAAAAATTGCGAATTTATCGAAAGTAGAGCAAAGATGTTCAACGATTTCATTGACAAAGCTAATCTCATTGAAATTCCATTGGGGGGAATGAAGTTTACTAGGATTAGTGACGACGGTTTGAAATATAGTAAACTTGACAGGTTCTTAGTCTCGGAAGCGTGTTACGCATCATGGGATGGAATTTCTGCATGTACTCTCGATAGGGATTACTCCGACCATTGCCCAATCGTTTTGAAGGATATGAACAATGACTTCGGGCCGAAACCTATTAGGATTTTCAACAACTGGTTCGAAGATGATAAATGTGATGATTTGATAAAAGATGCATGGAAAGTTACCATTTGTAATCCAAGGGCTGATTGTGTATTTCGTGATAAACTTAAGAACGTAAAAGGGGTGTTGAAGGAAAAATGTAATCCTAAATATAATAGTCTAAATGCCGAAATTGACTCACTTCATAAAGAAATCTCTGAGTGGGAAAACATCATCGGTACTCGTGACCTTTCGGAAGTTGAAATTGCATCTTGGTTAGATTCGAAAAAAAGTGGCTTAAAAAGGATAAGGAGAATGTCGATATATTGA